A window of the Xenopus laevis strain J_2021 chromosome 9_10L, Xenopus_laevis_v10.1, whole genome shotgun sequence genome harbors these coding sequences:
- the LOC108701515 gene encoding lipopolysaccharide-induced tumor necrosis factor-alpha factor homolog isoform X2 gives METVQQAEHREPEINEPYSTSKHDEPTTEHHGIARLEITQLYPINMQNVLPIGPLGNFIPKITLPYRANMHNTLPLGPRGHFMPEITRIPYTANMHNALPLVPRGHFMPEVNQPHPVNMNNALPLVPLGNFRSAPMAPFSIYPVQAANNFRDAPAFTVCTLCQCQVRTRTEHITGAFTVILLFLFLLFGCWLGCCLIPCFAHCLKDVNHFCPNCNHLIHRFRRLQY, from the exons aaataaatgaaCCATATTCTACTTCCAAGCATGATGAGCCAACAACTGAGCACCATGGAATTGCCAGACTTG agattaCTCAGCTGTACCCTATAAATATGCAGAATGTGCTTCCTATTGGGCCACTGGGAAACTTCATACCTA AAATAACTCTACCATATCGTGCTAATATGCATAATACATTGCCTCTTGGTCCACGGGGACACTTCATGCCTG aaataactCGTATACCATATACTGCTAATATGCATAATGCATTGCCTCTTGTTCCACGGGGACACTTCATGCCTG AAGTAAATCAACCACAccctgttaatatgaataatgcACTGCCTCTTGTTCCACTGGGAAACTTCAGATCTG CTCCTATGGCTCCATTTTCAATATATCCAGTTCAAGCTGCTAACAATTTCCGTGACGCTCCAGCATTCACAGTTTGCACCTTGTGCCAGTGTCAGGTGAGGACAAGAACCGAACACATAACGGGAGCTTTTACAGTCATTCTTTTGTTCCTCTTCCTTCTATTTGG GTGCTGGCTTGGTTGCTGTCTTATCCCATGTTTCGCTCACTGCTTGAAAGATGTCAATCACTTCTGCCCAAACTGCAATCATCTCATTCATCGCTTCAGAAGATTACAATACTAA
- the LOC108701515 gene encoding lipopolysaccharide-induced tumor necrosis factor-alpha factor homolog isoform X4, whose product MADANKINEPYSTSKHDEPTTEHHGIARLEITQLYPINMQNVLPIGPLGNFIPKITLPYRANMHNTLPLGPRGHFMPEITRIPYTANMHNALPLVPRGHFMPEVNQPHPVNMNNALPLVPLGNFRSAPMAPFSIYPVQAANNFRDAPAFTVCTLCQCQVRTRTEHITGAFTVILLFLFLLFGCWLGCCLIPCFAHCLKDVNHFCPNCNHLIHRFRRLQY is encoded by the exons aaataaatgaaCCATATTCTACTTCCAAGCATGATGAGCCAACAACTGAGCACCATGGAATTGCCAGACTTG agattaCTCAGCTGTACCCTATAAATATGCAGAATGTGCTTCCTATTGGGCCACTGGGAAACTTCATACCTA AAATAACTCTACCATATCGTGCTAATATGCATAATACATTGCCTCTTGGTCCACGGGGACACTTCATGCCTG aaataactCGTATACCATATACTGCTAATATGCATAATGCATTGCCTCTTGTTCCACGGGGACACTTCATGCCTG AAGTAAATCAACCACAccctgttaatatgaataatgcACTGCCTCTTGTTCCACTGGGAAACTTCAGATCTG CTCCTATGGCTCCATTTTCAATATATCCAGTTCAAGCTGCTAACAATTTCCGTGACGCTCCAGCATTCACAGTTTGCACCTTGTGCCAGTGTCAGGTGAGGACAAGAACCGAACACATAACGGGAGCTTTTACAGTCATTCTTTTGTTCCTCTTCCTTCTATTTGG GTGCTGGCTTGGTTGCTGTCTTATCCCATGTTTCGCTCACTGCTTGAAAGATGTCAATCACTTCTGCCCAAACTGCAATCATCTCATTCATCGCTTCAGAAGATTACAATACTAA
- the LOC108701515 gene encoding uncharacterized protein LOC108701515 isoform X1, with product METVQQAEHREPEINEPYSTSKHDEPTTEHHGIARLEITQLYPINMQNVLPIGPLGNFIPKITLPYRANMHNTLPLGPRGHFMPEITRIPYTANMHNALPLVPRGHFMPEVNQPHPVNMNNALPLVPLGNFRSAPMAPFSIYPVQAANNFRDAPAFTVCTLCQCQVLAWLLSYPMFRSLLERCQSLLPKLQSSHSSLQKITILTVSKENKNERQWRNFDFTFWKLPF from the exons aaataaatgaaCCATATTCTACTTCCAAGCATGATGAGCCAACAACTGAGCACCATGGAATTGCCAGACTTG agattaCTCAGCTGTACCCTATAAATATGCAGAATGTGCTTCCTATTGGGCCACTGGGAAACTTCATACCTA AAATAACTCTACCATATCGTGCTAATATGCATAATACATTGCCTCTTGGTCCACGGGGACACTTCATGCCTG aaataactCGTATACCATATACTGCTAATATGCATAATGCATTGCCTCTTGTTCCACGGGGACACTTCATGCCTG AAGTAAATCAACCACAccctgttaatatgaataatgcACTGCCTCTTGTTCCACTGGGAAACTTCAGATCTG CTCCTATGGCTCCATTTTCAATATATCCAGTTCAAGCTGCTAACAATTTCCGTGACGCTCCAGCATTCACAGTTTGCACCTTGTGCCAGTGTCAG GTGCTGGCTTGGTTGCTGTCTTATCCCATGTTTCGCTCACTGCTTGAAAGATGTCAATCACTTCTGCCCAAACTGCAATCATCTCATTCATCGCTTCAGAAGATTACAATACTAACCGTgagcaaagaaaacaaaaacgaGCGGCAGTGGAGGAACTTTGACTTTACTTTTTGGAAGCTgccattttaa
- the LOC108701515 gene encoding uncharacterized protein LOC108701515 isoform X5 encodes METVQQAEHREPEINEPYSTSKHDEPTTEHHGIARLEITQLYPINMQNVLPIGPLGNFIPKITLPYRANMHNTLPLGPRGHFMPEVNQPHPVNMNNALPLVPLGNFRSAPMAPFSIYPVQAANNFRDAPAFTVCTLCQCQVLAWLLSYPMFRSLLERCQSLLPKLQSSHSSLQKITILTVSKENKNERQWRNFDFTFWKLPF; translated from the exons aaataaatgaaCCATATTCTACTTCCAAGCATGATGAGCCAACAACTGAGCACCATGGAATTGCCAGACTTG agattaCTCAGCTGTACCCTATAAATATGCAGAATGTGCTTCCTATTGGGCCACTGGGAAACTTCATACCTA AAATAACTCTACCATATCGTGCTAATATGCATAATACATTGCCTCTTGGTCCACGGGGACACTTCATGCCTG AAGTAAATCAACCACAccctgttaatatgaataatgcACTGCCTCTTGTTCCACTGGGAAACTTCAGATCTG CTCCTATGGCTCCATTTTCAATATATCCAGTTCAAGCTGCTAACAATTTCCGTGACGCTCCAGCATTCACAGTTTGCACCTTGTGCCAGTGTCAG GTGCTGGCTTGGTTGCTGTCTTATCCCATGTTTCGCTCACTGCTTGAAAGATGTCAATCACTTCTGCCCAAACTGCAATCATCTCATTCATCGCTTCAGAAGATTACAATACTAACCGTgagcaaagaaaacaaaaacgaGCGGCAGTGGAGGAACTTTGACTTTACTTTTTGGAAGCTgccattttaa
- the LOC108701515 gene encoding uncharacterized protein LOC108701515 isoform X3: MADANKINEPYSTSKHDEPTTEHHGIARLEITQLYPINMQNVLPIGPLGNFIPKITLPYRANMHNTLPLGPRGHFMPEITRIPYTANMHNALPLVPRGHFMPEVNQPHPVNMNNALPLVPLGNFRSAPMAPFSIYPVQAANNFRDAPAFTVCTLCQCQVLAWLLSYPMFRSLLERCQSLLPKLQSSHSSLQKITILTVSKENKNERQWRNFDFTFWKLPF; encoded by the exons aaataaatgaaCCATATTCTACTTCCAAGCATGATGAGCCAACAACTGAGCACCATGGAATTGCCAGACTTG agattaCTCAGCTGTACCCTATAAATATGCAGAATGTGCTTCCTATTGGGCCACTGGGAAACTTCATACCTA AAATAACTCTACCATATCGTGCTAATATGCATAATACATTGCCTCTTGGTCCACGGGGACACTTCATGCCTG aaataactCGTATACCATATACTGCTAATATGCATAATGCATTGCCTCTTGTTCCACGGGGACACTTCATGCCTG AAGTAAATCAACCACAccctgttaatatgaataatgcACTGCCTCTTGTTCCACTGGGAAACTTCAGATCTG CTCCTATGGCTCCATTTTCAATATATCCAGTTCAAGCTGCTAACAATTTCCGTGACGCTCCAGCATTCACAGTTTGCACCTTGTGCCAGTGTCAG GTGCTGGCTTGGTTGCTGTCTTATCCCATGTTTCGCTCACTGCTTGAAAGATGTCAATCACTTCTGCCCAAACTGCAATCATCTCATTCATCGCTTCAGAAGATTACAATACTAACCGTgagcaaagaaaacaaaaacgaGCGGCAGTGGAGGAACTTTGACTTTACTTTTTGGAAGCTgccattttaa
- the LOC108701515 gene encoding uncharacterized protein LOC108701515 isoform X6, which yields MQNVLPIGPLGNFIPKITLPYRANMHNTLPLGPRGHFMPEITRIPYTANMHNALPLVPRGHFMPEVNQPHPVNMNNALPLVPLGNFRSAPMAPFSIYPVQAANNFRDAPAFTVCTLCQCQVLAWLLSYPMFRSLLERCQSLLPKLQSSHSSLQKITILTVSKENKNERQWRNFDFTFWKLPF from the exons ATGCAGAATGTGCTTCCTATTGGGCCACTGGGAAACTTCATACCTA AAATAACTCTACCATATCGTGCTAATATGCATAATACATTGCCTCTTGGTCCACGGGGACACTTCATGCCTG aaataactCGTATACCATATACTGCTAATATGCATAATGCATTGCCTCTTGTTCCACGGGGACACTTCATGCCTG AAGTAAATCAACCACAccctgttaatatgaataatgcACTGCCTCTTGTTCCACTGGGAAACTTCAGATCTG CTCCTATGGCTCCATTTTCAATATATCCAGTTCAAGCTGCTAACAATTTCCGTGACGCTCCAGCATTCACAGTTTGCACCTTGTGCCAGTGTCAG GTGCTGGCTTGGTTGCTGTCTTATCCCATGTTTCGCTCACTGCTTGAAAGATGTCAATCACTTCTGCCCAAACTGCAATCATCTCATTCATCGCTTCAGAAGATTACAATACTAACCGTgagcaaagaaaacaaaaacgaGCGGCAGTGGAGGAACTTTGACTTTACTTTTTGGAAGCTgccattttaa